A section of the Candidatus Bathyarchaeia archaeon genome encodes:
- a CDS encoding cation-transporting P-type ATPase, which translates to MVKLNSTWYAMEVEEVLRALQSDLKGLSDEEVERRLLKFGYNELKKRKKGNSAADFFGSI; encoded by the coding sequence TTGGTTAAGTTGAATTCAACATGGTATGCGATGGAAGTTGAAGAGGTTCTGCGTGCTTTACAATCTGACCTGAAAGGCTTGAGTGACGAAGAAGTTGAGCGGAGACTGCTGAAGTTTGGATACAATGAGTTAAAGAAGCGAAAAAAGGGTAACTCCGCCGCAGATTTTTTTGGCTCAATTTAA